A genomic segment from Nitratiruptor sp. YY08-10 encodes:
- a CDS encoding adenosylmethionine--8-amino-7-oxononanoate transaminase codes for MTNAQIMERDLAHIWHPCTQMKDHESIPLIPIKKAKGVYLYDFDGNRYIDGISSWWVNLFGHQNPYINEKIQEQLAVLEHVIFAGFTHEQIVRLSERLVTITPNGLNKCFYADNGSSAIEVALKMSFHYFKNRGETRPYFVSLTNSYHGETLGALAVGDVELYKETYEEIMIRTLQAKVPKDRSEKATDEAIKDLQRIFETHKGEISAFIVEPLVQCAGYMHMYAPEYLTKAKRLCEAYDIHFIADEIAVGFGRTGTMFACEQAGISPDFMCLSKGLTGGYLPLSVVLTTDDVYNAFYCDYNEFKAFLHSHSYTGNALACAAANATLDIFEREDVIEKNRVKIEYIKQKLQTFSELPCVKEVRQTGMIAAVELQGFDPKERIGLHINQTCLKKGIFIRPLGSVVYFMPPYIIDFEEIDTMIEGVYETIKELCGRTS; via the coding sequence ATGACGAACGCCCAGATAATGGAACGTGATTTAGCGCATATCTGGCACCCCTGTACCCAGATGAAAGATCACGAATCGATCCCTCTCATTCCTATCAAAAAAGCAAAAGGTGTTTATCTTTATGATTTTGACGGTAATCGATATATCGACGGAATAAGCAGTTGGTGGGTCAATCTTTTTGGACACCAAAATCCCTATATCAATGAAAAGATTCAAGAACAGCTTGCGGTATTGGAACATGTGATATTTGCCGGGTTTACACATGAGCAGATTGTTCGCTTGAGTGAACGGCTTGTTACGATAACTCCAAATGGACTCAACAAGTGTTTTTATGCGGATAACGGCAGCAGTGCCATTGAGGTGGCTTTGAAGATGAGCTTTCACTATTTTAAGAATCGTGGAGAGACAAGACCCTATTTTGTCTCTTTGACAAACAGTTACCATGGTGAGACGTTGGGTGCCTTGGCAGTTGGGGATGTGGAACTGTACAAAGAGACTTATGAAGAGATAATGATTCGTACACTGCAAGCCAAAGTGCCAAAAGATAGAAGTGAGAAAGCAACAGATGAAGCGATCAAGGATCTACAGAGAATTTTTGAGACACATAAAGGAGAGATTTCTGCTTTCATTGTGGAACCACTTGTACAGTGTGCCGGATATATGCATATGTATGCACCCGAATATCTTACAAAAGCCAAAAGATTGTGCGAAGCATATGACATTCATTTTATTGCAGATGAGATAGCTGTAGGATTTGGCAGGACTGGAACAATGTTTGCCTGTGAACAAGCTGGTATATCTCCAGATTTTATGTGTCTGTCAAAAGGATTGACAGGAGGTTATCTGCCACTTTCGGTTGTTTTGACCACAGATGATGTTTACAATGCTTTTTATTGTGATTACAATGAATTCAAAGCTTTTTTGCATTCGCACAGCTATACAGGCAATGCTCTGGCATGTGCGGCTGCAAATGCGACACTCGATATTTTCGAACGAGAAGATGTCATAGAAAAAAATCGAGTAAAAATTGAGTATATCAAACAAAAATTGCAGACTTTTTCTGAGCTTCCCTGTGTGAAAGAGGTGCGACAAACAGGAATGATTGCAGCAGTGGAACTGCAAGGTTTCGATCCCAAAGAGCGTATAGGATTGCATATCAATCAAACATGCTTGAAAAAAGGGATATTTATTAGACCGTTAGGGAGTGTGGTATACTTCATGCCTCCATATATTATTGATTTTGAAGAGATAGACACCATGATCGAGGGTGTGTATGAAACGATAAAGGAGCTTTGTGGACGCACCTCATAA
- a CDS encoding polyprenyl synthetase family protein: MLEQVKMQMEQIIRDLQDEKVLEIYRSIPMGKMLRSKLILYIAPVAEAIRISAIIELIHMASLLHDDVIDEADTRRGKPSVNAVLGNKPAIMIGDILYSKAFYELTSLPGTIARTISQAVALLSLGELKDVELSKRFHPDIEAYMDMIYKKTASLIEASAISAAYLSGKDMKSYGEYGKKLGLAFQIVDDILDITSDEETLGKPVLNDFYEGKTTLPYIYLYEALDIEEKEKLKNLYKKRLEEEEKEWLLDRFESTGAIEKSKEFARRLGYEAMQAIPKQEQKLQEIMEALIERTY; encoded by the coding sequence TTGTTAGAACAGGTTAAAATGCAAATGGAGCAGATCATACGTGATCTGCAAGATGAGAAAGTGTTAGAGATTTATCGTTCCATTCCCATGGGTAAGATGCTTCGAAGTAAACTTATTCTCTATATCGCTCCTGTTGCAGAGGCGATACGCATAAGTGCCATCATTGAGCTCATTCATATGGCAAGTTTACTGCATGATGATGTGATTGATGAAGCGGATACACGAAGAGGAAAGCCTTCTGTCAATGCAGTGCTTGGCAACAAACCAGCTATAATGATAGGTGATATTCTCTATTCAAAAGCTTTTTATGAGCTTACTTCTTTACCCGGGACGATAGCTCGGACTATTTCTCAAGCTGTGGCGCTGCTTAGCCTCGGGGAGTTGAAAGATGTGGAACTTTCTAAACGTTTTCATCCAGATATTGAGGCTTATATGGATATGATTTATAAAAAGACAGCCTCCTTAATCGAAGCAAGTGCAATAAGTGCGGCATATCTTAGCGGCAAAGATATGAAAAGTTATGGAGAATATGGAAAGAAACTTGGCCTCGCTTTTCAGATAGTTGATGATATTTTAGACATTACATCTGATGAAGAGACGCTTGGCAAGCCGGTACTCAATGATTTTTATGAGGGGAAGACAACATTGCCGTATATCTATCTTTATGAAGCTTTGGATATAGAAGAGAAAGAGAAACTAAAAAATTTATATAAAAAAAGATTGGAAGAAGAAGAGAAAGAGTGGCTATTGGATCGATTCGAATCGACAGGGGCGATAGAAAAAAGTAAAGAGTTCGCAAGAAGATTGGGATATGAAGCAATGCAAGCAATTCCAAAACAGGAACAGAAACTGCAAGAGATTATGGAAGCTCTCATTGAGAGGACATATTGA
- a CDS encoding peptidylprolyl isomerase: MISWMQKHKKYLVITIWISTIAFVGAGFVGWGAYKYGSASNAVAEVGNEKITLKEFQQRYANVYNYYNKMLQGKLDQEQAKKMGLDKMVLNELIQEALLENYAHDLGLLVTDEEVAQKIASMKVFWQNGSFDKNLYNKLLQQNHIKPKDFEQSIRKEILLQKLNHSLSYSKPLQLEFDMMASALFMGDKIKYAIMTDDEINATVSQKELKKYYEEHKNRYKTVPKYDLSLIEIPIKHFHVSENELKDYYKQHKLKYKDDKGKILSFDKAKEQVMRDLDIKKSKKEALKKYIQFKKGKLQAQKHRIVALNDTTFPSLLMQKIARASQNSVLKPVFIKDRFVIVKINKKIPSLPMSFEKAVFEVKKDLLQQKRYQLLLEKAKKMVKNFQGTITDGYITKEDFDKLNKLSPQEAQQFLQKLFLSQSVRGFVALGNKKVVLYQILDQKLQLIPKIRKNKALISNNSVKLKNTIQNDNLIKKLQSMYEIKVYKGI; this comes from the coding sequence ATGATTAGCTGGATGCAAAAACATAAAAAATATCTTGTCATTACCATATGGATCAGTACGATCGCTTTTGTCGGTGCCGGATTTGTCGGATGGGGTGCATACAAATACGGTTCAGCATCGAATGCGGTAGCCGAAGTGGGCAATGAAAAAATAACACTAAAAGAGTTTCAACAGCGTTATGCAAACGTTTACAACTATTACAACAAGATGCTGCAAGGTAAACTTGATCAAGAACAGGCAAAAAAGATGGGCCTGGACAAAATGGTACTCAATGAACTGATACAAGAAGCTCTTTTGGAAAACTATGCCCATGACCTTGGCCTCCTGGTAACGGATGAAGAAGTTGCTCAAAAGATCGCTTCAATGAAAGTTTTTTGGCAAAACGGAAGTTTTGACAAAAATCTATACAACAAACTATTGCAGCAAAACCACATAAAACCAAAAGATTTTGAACAGAGTATTCGAAAAGAGATCCTTTTACAAAAACTCAATCATTCACTCTCCTATTCTAAACCATTACAACTTGAGTTTGACATGATGGCTTCTGCTCTTTTTATGGGTGATAAAATAAAATATGCCATTATGACCGACGATGAGATCAATGCCACTGTCAGCCAAAAAGAGCTGAAAAAGTATTATGAAGAACATAAGAATAGGTACAAAACCGTTCCAAAATATGATCTCTCCCTCATCGAAATACCCATTAAGCATTTTCATGTAAGTGAAAATGAACTCAAAGACTATTACAAACAGCACAAACTCAAATACAAAGACGACAAGGGAAAGATATTATCTTTTGATAAAGCCAAAGAACAAGTGATGCGTGATCTTGATATCAAAAAAAGCAAAAAAGAGGCTCTAAAAAAATATATACAATTTAAAAAGGGAAAATTACAAGCACAAAAACATCGTATTGTAGCTCTAAACGACACCACATTTCCTAGCTTACTTATGCAAAAAATTGCACGAGCATCCCAAAACAGTGTACTCAAACCGGTCTTTATAAAAGATCGCTTCGTTATCGTAAAAATCAACAAAAAAATCCCATCTTTGCCAATGTCTTTTGAAAAAGCCGTTTTTGAGGTAAAAAAAGATCTCTTACAACAAAAAAGATATCAACTTCTACTGGAAAAAGCAAAAAAGATGGTCAAGAATTTTCAAGGAACAATAACAGATGGTTATATTACCAAAGAAGATTTTGACAAGCTCAACAAACTTTCCCCACAAGAAGCCCAACAGTTTTTGCAAAAGCTTTTCCTTTCCCAAAGTGTCAGGGGTTTTGTGGCGTTAGGAAACAAAAAAGTGGTTCTGTATCAAATTCTTGATCAAAAACTGCAACTGATACCTAAAATAAGGAAAAATAAAGCACTGATAAGCAATAATAGTGTAAAGTTAAAAAATACAATCCAAAATGACAATTTAATAAAAAAATTACAATCTATGTATGAAATAAAAGTGTACAAAGGAATTTAG
- a CDS encoding efflux RND transporter permease subunit, with the protein MRKFLEFAIEKASLNHLFLLLIFILSIFAYQNVPKEIFPPATLDKILITGGYAGASAQTLDKMVVKNLEDELKNVQNLYDIDAIIKNGSFTIVSDIKEGANNLLVLNDVKDKIAKIRKDLPPDMDEPIATILTKSFPLVLIAIATDEEERKLLDVADKLKSDLASLKNLSEIDIRGWREDELQIEIDPEKINALGLGLLQVSDLVAQLSTIFPVGSIKQRGNHFFLNTQNGRKKKEELENTILVIGKKRVRLGDIAHISFALSEPVTLSHFNGKPNVSINVTKTKNGNAIELVKKIKNILQKYKKRYPGFEFKIYTDTSIWIRNRLNTVTSNLFFGLILVFTALLLTVDWRIALVVGMGIPVSFMIGLISLEMLGYSLNMLSLFGALIALGMLVDEAIVVAENIYRHLEMGEDSKTAAIQGSLEMFPAVLTATATTIFAFLPLLIISGEMGIFIRILPVIISILLLSSLFEAFYFLPLHAKEILKVGKKKEPSRLWRFLGDLYERVLRFLLKRKTVSTIVLVGSILFGTFILLKQTKFQLFPTFDTTQIYVSGSVNINSDVEDTQKIVSQLEQAILHSINKDEVSSVTAIFGMKLDAKNNAQMGSNLFHIFINLHELKPQNFVDKYITPLFSIEYDDSDMLRNRTARAIAQDIKNIVAKFQHPPFEEINVIVPQAGIVKSDIEISLEYKNPKQVLKAIRMLEDGLHHIPGVYNITDDAKEGEKELKLILNDFADRLGITEGYLASYLRSLYLDAEVAKMFKYDKLIYVKLRSKTKDLFDQFQNLVIQAPNGQKVLIKEIATFLVQRHFYNIIKENGKKIRTVYASLNKKMITTAEVYDRLNPLLKKIERLGVKIKIKGEQKENTKLIREITRAFIIAIFLIFGALVWMFNSFVYSLIVLSVIPLSLFGVLVGNKIMGLNLTMPGMLGLVGLAGVVVNDGLIMLDFIRKCTSIECVIRRAKLRLRPIMLTSITTILGLSTLMFFASGQSLILQPMAITLGFGIAWATVINLLLVPLLYSVVKKVQQKV; encoded by the coding sequence ATGAGGAAATTTCTTGAATTTGCCATAGAGAAGGCTTCATTAAACCATCTTTTTTTGCTTCTCATTTTCATTCTTTCCATCTTTGCCTATCAAAACGTTCCGAAAGAGATTTTTCCCCCGGCGACTCTGGATAAGATACTTATCACTGGCGGATATGCAGGAGCCAGTGCCCAGACACTGGACAAAATGGTAGTAAAAAATCTGGAAGATGAACTCAAAAATGTACAAAATCTCTACGATATCGATGCGATTATAAAAAATGGAAGTTTCACGATTGTTTCTGATATCAAAGAGGGTGCAAACAATCTCTTGGTGCTCAATGATGTCAAAGATAAAATTGCCAAGATCCGAAAAGATTTGCCACCTGACATGGACGAACCAATTGCTACGATACTGACAAAAAGTTTCCCTCTGGTTCTCATTGCCATTGCCACAGATGAAGAGGAACGCAAACTCCTCGATGTTGCAGATAAACTCAAAAGCGATCTTGCCTCTTTGAAAAATTTAAGTGAAATTGATATAAGGGGCTGGAGAGAGGATGAACTTCAAATCGAAATAGATCCCGAAAAAATCAATGCTTTGGGGCTTGGTCTTCTTCAGGTGAGTGATCTCGTTGCGCAATTGTCAACGATATTTCCGGTAGGAAGTATCAAACAAAGAGGTAATCACTTCTTCTTGAACACGCAAAATGGACGAAAAAAGAAAGAAGAGCTGGAAAATACAATTCTTGTTATAGGAAAAAAACGGGTTCGTTTGGGAGATATTGCACATATCTCTTTTGCGCTGAGCGAACCGGTAACACTATCACACTTTAATGGTAAGCCCAATGTTTCTATCAATGTTACCAAAACAAAAAACGGCAATGCAATCGAACTTGTCAAAAAAATAAAAAATATCTTACAAAAGTACAAAAAGCGCTATCCCGGTTTCGAATTTAAAATTTATACCGATACATCTATCTGGATTCGAAACAGGCTCAACACTGTTACATCCAATCTATTTTTCGGTCTTATATTGGTTTTTACCGCTCTTTTGCTGACAGTGGATTGGCGTATAGCTCTGGTAGTGGGTATGGGAATTCCTGTTAGTTTCATGATAGGACTTATCTCCTTGGAAATGCTTGGGTACAGTCTCAATATGCTTTCACTCTTTGGTGCTCTTATCGCCCTTGGAATGCTTGTGGATGAAGCGATTGTCGTAGCAGAAAATATCTATCGGCATCTGGAGATGGGAGAGGATTCCAAAACTGCGGCTATACAGGGTTCTTTGGAGATGTTTCCAGCTGTTTTGACGGCAACGGCAACGACTATTTTCGCTTTTTTACCTCTGCTTATCATAAGTGGGGAAATGGGAATTTTTATCCGAATTCTTCCTGTCATCATCTCGATACTTCTTTTAAGCTCGCTCTTTGAAGCCTTTTACTTTCTGCCGCTGCATGCTAAAGAGATTTTAAAAGTTGGAAAGAAAAAAGAGCCATCAAGGCTTTGGCGGTTTTTAGGTGATTTGTATGAAAGGGTTTTGCGGTTTTTATTGAAAAGAAAAACGGTTTCGACAATAGTTCTGGTTGGATCCATTCTATTTGGAACATTCATTTTACTCAAACAGACAAAATTTCAGCTCTTCCCCACATTCGATACGACCCAGATATATGTGAGCGGTTCTGTGAATATCAATTCAGATGTGGAAGATACGCAAAAAATAGTTTCGCAACTAGAACAGGCTATTTTGCATTCGATAAATAAAGACGAAGTCTCTTCAGTTACGGCTATTTTTGGAATGAAATTGGATGCAAAAAATAACGCTCAAATGGGGAGCAATCTTTTTCATATTTTTATCAATTTGCATGAGTTGAAACCCCAGAATTTTGTCGATAAGTATATTACGCCACTCTTTTCAATCGAGTATGACGACAGTGATATGCTTCGAAACAGAACTGCAAGAGCGATTGCCCAAGATATCAAAAATATTGTTGCGAAATTTCAACATCCCCCTTTTGAAGAGATCAACGTCATTGTTCCTCAAGCGGGAATCGTTAAAAGTGATATTGAGATAAGTCTGGAATATAAAAATCCAAAACAGGTTCTTAAGGCTATCCGGATGCTTGAAGATGGGTTGCATCATATACCAGGAGTGTATAACATCACAGATGATGCAAAAGAAGGGGAAAAAGAGCTCAAACTGATCCTGAACGATTTTGCTGATCGCCTCGGTATAACCGAGGGGTATTTGGCCTCTTATCTTAGATCTCTCTATCTTGATGCTGAAGTTGCAAAGATGTTCAAATATGACAAACTCATCTATGTCAAATTGAGATCTAAGACAAAAGATCTTTTTGATCAATTTCAAAATTTGGTCATTCAGGCACCTAATGGCCAAAAAGTACTTATAAAAGAAATTGCGACGTTTTTGGTACAACGTCATTTTTACAATATCATCAAAGAGAACGGAAAAAAAATACGAACGGTCTATGCTTCGCTCAACAAAAAGATGATAACGACTGCAGAAGTGTATGATAGACTCAATCCATTATTGAAAAAAATAGAGAGACTTGGTGTAAAGATAAAGATAAAAGGGGAGCAAAAAGAGAATACAAAACTGATAAGGGAGATTACAAGAGCTTTTATTATTGCAATTTTTCTTATCTTTGGAGCTTTAGTCTGGATGTTTAACAGTTTTGTCTATTCTTTGATTGTATTGAGTGTCATACCGCTTTCGTTATTTGGTGTCCTTGTTGGAAACAAGATTATGGGACTCAATTTGACAATGCCCGGTATGCTTGGCCTAGTGGGACTTGCTGGTGTCGTTGTCAATGACGGTCTGATTATGCTCGATTTTATACGAAAATGCACAAGCATCGAGTGTGTCATACGAAGAGCGAAACTGAGACTCCGTCCGATCATGCTTACGTCCATTACTACCATTTTAGGACTTTCTACTTTGATGTTTTTTGCAAGCGGGCAAAGTCTCATATTGCAGCCCATGGCGATTACGCTTGGTTTTGGGATTGCATGGGCTACAGTTATCAATCTCCTTTTGGTTCCGCTTTTATATTCCGTTGTAAAGAAAGTTCAACAAAAAGTTTGA
- a CDS encoding DUF2018 family protein, protein MMYFEDDDVLGGSPKSRFIDIVFHANRNVVEKELEEIMEWMAALELIIEQKCDLDVEKEVRNILFDDSKKKDLENKVNSLYIEYMGKILSQSE, encoded by the coding sequence ATGATGTATTTTGAGGACGATGATGTTTTGGGTGGTTCACCTAAAAGTCGTTTTATAGATATTGTCTTTCACGCAAATAGAAATGTTGTGGAAAAAGAGCTGGAAGAGATTATGGAGTGGATGGCTGCACTTGAATTGATTATCGAACAAAAATGTGATCTGGATGTGGAAAAAGAGGTCCGAAACATCCTTTTTGATGATTCGAAAAAGAAGGATTTAGAGAACAAAGTCAATTCACTCTATATTGAATATATGGGAAAAATTTTAAGTCAATCCGAATAA
- the rsmH gene encoding 16S rRNA (cytosine(1402)-N(4))-methyltransferase RsmH, translating into MDAPHKPVLLNEVLDSFQNTTGIIVDATLGYGGHSEALLKHNPDIKIVGIDQDSEAIAFSKQRLAPYGDRVRIIHGRFAEVIEDILKNNEVKGVLADIGVSSLQLDKKERGFSLFSENLDMRMDQNAKLSAYDVVNTYDEEELKRIFKEYGEIRQAGKLAKIIVENRPIKSAKQLADIALKILPKNKKIHPATTLFQAIRIEVNKELEQLEGLLDALEHHKPKGTKVAIITFHSLEDRIVKQRFKEWAKSCICPPEAMRCTCGADHALGTVVTKKPITASKEECKENPRSRSAKLRVFQFKE; encoded by the coding sequence GTGGACGCACCTCATAAACCTGTTTTACTCAATGAGGTTTTGGACAGTTTTCAAAATACGACTGGAATCATTGTTGATGCTACTCTCGGATACGGTGGTCATAGTGAAGCACTATTGAAGCATAATCCAGATATTAAAATAGTCGGAATCGATCAAGATAGTGAGGCGATCGCCTTTTCCAAACAAAGACTGGCACCCTATGGTGATAGAGTCCGGATCATTCATGGTCGATTTGCTGAGGTCATTGAAGATATATTGAAAAACAACGAAGTCAAAGGGGTTTTGGCTGATATCGGCGTTTCCTCTTTGCAACTGGATAAAAAAGAGCGAGGTTTTTCCTTGTTCAGTGAAAATCTTGATATGCGTATGGATCAAAATGCCAAGCTAAGTGCATATGATGTAGTAAACACGTACGATGAAGAGGAGTTGAAACGCATATTCAAAGAGTATGGAGAAATTCGACAGGCAGGAAAACTTGCAAAGATTATTGTAGAAAACAGACCTATTAAAAGCGCAAAACAGCTTGCAGATATTGCTCTAAAAATTCTTCCAAAAAACAAGAAAATCCATCCTGCAACGACGCTTTTTCAAGCGATTCGAATAGAAGTCAATAAAGAACTGGAACAATTAGAAGGACTTTTGGATGCTTTGGAACATCATAAGCCCAAAGGTACAAAAGTAGCCATTATCACATTTCACTCTTTGGAAGACAGGATCGTTAAACAGCGTTTCAAAGAGTGGGCAAAAAGCTGCATCTGTCCCCCTGAAGCAATGCGCTGTACATGTGGAGCAGATCATGCGCTTGGCACTGTTGTAACAAAAAAGCCGATAACCGCATCCAAAGAGGAGTGCAAAGAAAATCCAAGATCGAGAAGTGCAAAACTGAGGGTTTTTCAGTTTAAGGAATGA
- the ftsA gene encoding cell division protein FtsA, with product MSNTILAIDIGSTKVAALIAQRDDEEALVVTGSGVTKTQGLKKGVITNIDLATKSIKEAYEDANRISGTSPKKAIVSISGAYVKGTNSTGIVNIPNKEISIDEINRVMQTALYNANIPHEYEVVHVLPYKFKVDGQDFIEDPLGMNASRLEVDVHIIAAPKSSISNLKKAVQQAGLQIESIVLSGYASAIATLNEDEKELGACVIDMGGSTCNLVIHAGNSIVYNDFLAVGSMHITNDLSMALHTPLSVAEEIKLLYGNIKNAQAEAIEIPSIGEEGNTHQVSLEIVYNVIYARVEETLMILAQSIEKSGLKDQIGGGIVLTGGMTKLGGIRELANAIFDHMPTRIAKPRALQGMPKEWNDPAFASVVGLALYGNGEFTPYEIDSNRRLRYSKELISINEMPHFSNEEQHDISAPTAKEDLLNLEEMESFEEKKKKKSISGFFKWLTQLF from the coding sequence TTGTCAAACACTATTTTAGCGATCGATATAGGCTCAACAAAAGTTGCCGCTCTGATTGCACAAAGAGATGACGAAGAGGCACTTGTTGTTACAGGCAGCGGTGTCACAAAAACCCAAGGCCTTAAAAAAGGAGTTATTACCAATATAGATCTGGCCACAAAATCCATCAAAGAAGCGTATGAGGACGCAAACAGAATCTCCGGTACATCTCCTAAAAAGGCAATAGTCTCGATTTCCGGAGCTTATGTCAAAGGTACAAACAGTACAGGAATTGTCAATATTCCAAACAAAGAGATCTCCATCGATGAGATCAACAGAGTGATGCAAACCGCTCTTTACAATGCAAACATCCCACATGAATATGAAGTAGTCCATGTTCTTCCCTATAAATTCAAAGTTGACGGGCAGGATTTTATAGAAGACCCCCTTGGTATGAATGCAAGCAGGCTCGAAGTGGATGTCCATATCATCGCTGCACCAAAATCGAGTATTTCCAATCTCAAAAAAGCTGTACAGCAAGCAGGATTACAGATTGAATCGATTGTCTTGAGCGGATACGCTTCTGCAATTGCGACGCTCAACGAAGATGAGAAGGAGCTTGGTGCCTGTGTCATCGACATGGGTGGAAGTACATGCAATCTCGTAATCCATGCAGGAAATTCGATCGTTTACAACGACTTTTTGGCCGTAGGTTCGATGCATATCACAAACGATCTTTCGATGGCTTTGCATACACCCCTTTCTGTGGCAGAAGAGATAAAGCTGCTTTACGGAAATATCAAAAATGCTCAGGCTGAAGCAATCGAAATCCCCTCCATTGGTGAGGAAGGAAACACGCATCAAGTCTCTTTAGAAATCGTTTACAATGTTATCTATGCACGAGTGGAAGAGACACTCATGATCTTGGCCCAATCGATAGAAAAAAGTGGACTGAAAGATCAGATAGGCGGCGGTATTGTACTTACGGGTGGAATGACAAAACTTGGCGGCATTCGAGAACTGGCAAACGCTATTTTTGATCATATGCCTACGCGTATCGCAAAACCAAGAGCTCTGCAAGGAATGCCCAAAGAGTGGAACGATCCGGCTTTTGCTTCTGTGGTAGGTCTGGCACTTTACGGCAATGGAGAGTTTACTCCGTATGAGATCGATTCCAACCGCCGTTTGCGATACAGTAAAGAACTTATATCCATCAACGAGATGCCTCATTTCAGTAATGAGGAGCAACACGATATTTCTGCTCCTACTGCAAAAGAGGATCTTTTAAATCTTGAAGAGATGGAATCATTTGAAGAGAAAAAGAAGAAAAAAAGTATCAGCGGTTTTTTTAAATGGCTTACGCAACTATTTTAA
- the hemA gene encoding glutamyl-tRNA reductase: protein MQYLVISFSHKNTDIVTREKLALSDEGRREEVATPLLQNSSINEVIILSTCNRIEIILSVKDPFSATEAVLKKLSEVSGIHYEELEGRADIYEDNGAIHHVFSVASGLDSLVVGETQITGQIKDAYKEAYEKGWCGQKLGRVMHYAFKCSKEVRSSTDITRSPVSVASAAVNMAKEKLGNLGGMSALVVGAGEMGRLAAKHLISHGCNVILVGRDLEKTKTVAQEIDPDIRVEHVSNLQKLINSYRLLFSATSSKNPVITKDMVKEQSFDRYWFDMAVPRDIEEIYVARVHYFAVDDLKEIVNKNMAFREEQARNAYKIVGHFVNEFFRWLQTLEIDPIIKEIRKRAKESAISELQKAIKKGYIPKEYEKSIEKLLHNAFNRFLHDPTKQLKAIADEPRADTIVEAIKFFFEIEEEVGLNRYKCEYYMNLRS, encoded by the coding sequence ATGCAGTATCTTGTAATTAGTTTTTCACATAAAAATACCGATATTGTTACAAGAGAGAAGCTTGCTCTTTCTGACGAGGGGCGAAGAGAGGAAGTTGCAACGCCCCTGTTACAAAACTCCTCTATCAATGAAGTGATTATCCTATCAACCTGCAATAGAATAGAAATTATTCTAAGCGTCAAGGATCCTTTCAGTGCAACTGAAGCAGTTTTGAAAAAGCTTTCCGAGGTTTCTGGAATCCATTATGAAGAGCTTGAAGGTAGAGCAGATATCTATGAAGACAATGGTGCTATCCATCATGTGTTTAGTGTCGCCAGTGGATTGGATAGCCTCGTTGTGGGAGAGACACAGATAACTGGTCAGATCAAGGATGCATACAAAGAAGCCTATGAAAAAGGTTGGTGTGGACAGAAACTGGGACGCGTCATGCATTATGCATTCAAATGTTCCAAAGAGGTTCGTTCCAGTACCGATATCACAAGAAGTCCCGTATCTGTTGCAAGTGCAGCGGTCAACATGGCCAAAGAGAAGCTTGGCAATCTGGGAGGAATGAGCGCTCTTGTTGTAGGAGCCGGAGAAATGGGCAGACTTGCCGCAAAACATCTCATTTCCCATGGCTGTAATGTGATACTTGTCGGACGTGATCTCGAAAAGACAAAAACGGTGGCCCAGGAGATCGATCCGGATATTCGTGTGGAGCATGTTTCCAATCTTCAAAAATTGATCAACAGCTACCGCCTTCTATTTAGTGCGACATCTTCGAAAAATCCTGTTATTACCAAGGATATGGTCAAAGAGCAGAGTTTTGACCGATACTGGTTCGATATGGCGGTGCCAAGAGACATTGAAGAGATCTATGTGGCACGGGTTCACTATTTTGCTGTAGATGATCTCAAAGAGATTGTCAATAAAAATATGGCCTTTAGGGAAGAACAGGCAAGAAATGCCTATAAAATTGTTGGTCATTTTGTCAATGAGTTTTTTAGATGGCTTCAAACTCTTGAGATAGATCCAATTATCAAAGAGATTCGTAAACGTGCCAAAGAGTCAGCTATCTCAGAATTGCAAAAGGCGATAAAAAAGGGATATATTCCAAAAGAGTATGAAAAAAGCATAGAGAAACTTTTGCACAATGCTTTCAATAGATTCTTGCACGATCCCACCAAGCAACTCAAAGCGATTGCGGATGAACCAAGGGCTGATACTATCGTAGAAGCTATAAAATTCTTTTTTGAAATAGAGGAAGAGGTCGGTTTGAACCGTTATAAGTGTGAATATTATATGAATTTAAGGAGCTGA